One genomic window of Motacilla alba alba isolate MOTALB_02 chromosome 3, Motacilla_alba_V1.0_pri, whole genome shotgun sequence includes the following:
- the KCNK1 gene encoding potassium channel subfamily K member 1, translated as MLQSLAGSSCVRLVEQHRSAWCFALLVLGYLLYLVFGAVVFSSVELPYEDLLRQELGKLKQRFLEEHACLSEQQLEQFLMRVLEASNYGVSVLSNASGNWNWDFTSSLFFASTVLSTTGYGHTVPLSDGGKAFCIIYSVIGIPFTLLFLTAVVQRIIVYVTRRPVLYFHIRWGFSKQVVAIIHAMVLGFITVSCFFLIPAAIFSVLEDDWNFLESFYFCFISLSTIGLGDYVPGEGYNQKFRELYKIGITCYLLMGLIAMLVVLETFCELHELKKFRKLFYVKKDKEEDQVHIMEHDQLSFSSISDQAASMKDDQKANEPFVNSQSPTSNDSSLNN; from the exons ATGCTGCAGTCGCTGGCGGGCAGCTCCTGCGTGCGGCTGGTGGAGCAGCACCGCTCCGCCTGGTGCTTCgcgctgctggtgctgggctaCCTGCTCTACCTGGTGTTCGGCGCCGTGGTCTTCTCCTCGGTGGAGCTGCCCTACGAAGACCTGCTGCGCCAGGAGCTGGGCAAGCTGAAGCAGCGCTTCCTGGAGGAGCACGCCTGCCTCtcggagcagcagctggagcagttcCTGATGCGGGTGCTGGAGGCCAGCAACTACGGCGTCTCGGTGCTCAGCAACGCCTCGGGAAACTGGAACTGGGACTTCACCTCCTCCCTCTTCTTCGCCAGCACCGTCCTCTCCACCACGG GTTATGGACACACAGTGCCTTTGTCTGATGGGGGAAAGGCCTTCTGCATCATCTACTCGGTGATCGGGATCCCGTTCACGCTGCTGTTCCTGACGGCCGTGGTGCAGCGCATCATTGTGTATGTCACCAGGCGCCCAGTACTCTACTTCCACATCCGCTGGGGCTTCTCCAAGCAGGTCGTTGCAATCATCCATGCTATGGTCCTCGGCTTCATCACTGTCTCCTGCTTCTTCTTAATCCCAGCAGCAATATTTTCTGTCCTGGAAGACGACTGGAATTTTTTGgagtccttttatttttgtttcatttccctgAGCACCATTGGTCTTGGAGACTATGTGCCAGGAGAAGGCTACAATCAAAAATTCCGAGAGTTATATAAAATTGGAATTACGT gtTATCTGTTGATGGGCCTTATCGCAATGCTGGTGGTTCTTGAGACTTTCTGTGAACTCCATGAACTCAAAAAGTTTAGGAAGTTGTTTTATGTGAAGAAGGACAAGGAAGAGGACCAAGTGCATATAATGGAACATGACCAGCTCTCCTTCTCTTCCATCTCAGATCAAGCAGCCTCCATGAAGGACGATCAGAAGGCAAACGAGCCTTTTGTGAATTCCCAGTCCCCAACTTCCAATGACAGCTCTCTAAACAATTAA